A genome region from Brevinematales bacterium includes the following:
- the aspS gene encoding aspartate--tRNA ligase: protein MDSKWIRTVYCGDVTEEYIGREITLNGWVKTIRDHGGVIFVDLRDIKGIVQIVFNPEVNKDIHSKASELRDEYVIAIKGIVKNRPEESINPNIKTGKVEVWVTDFEILNTSETPPIPFDSPHIVSEEKRLKYRYLDLRSEMMKNNIIKRHKITQVIRDYLNNNNFLEIETPMLIKSTPEGARDFIVPSRLNKGKFYALPQSPQIFKQILMVSGFDRYYQIARCFRDEDLRADRQPEFTQVDLEMSFVDMKTVINTVEGMIKDVLNRVYGIQITEPFPILSYKDAMNRFGSDKPDTRFGMELVDITDIARNTEFKVFRDAIENNGVIKCIVVEKGDEVSRSEIDFLREWVLEFGAKGVAWFRVKNGDLESNLTKFFSEKVRKEIIEKTQAKEGSLLLIVADKWQIATTTLGHIRLRMAQKLDLINSKELKFLWVVNFPLFEWNEEENRLDPLHHPFTSPLYEDIPLLDTDPLKVRAQSYDIILNGTEIGGGSIRIHNQELQRKIFKLIGLSEKDAIEKFGFLLEAFKYGAPPHGGLAIGLDRFVAILQGMDSIRDVIAFPKTQKAICLLSNAPSAVERKQLEELGISVDVEENQ from the coding sequence ATGGATAGCAAATGGATAAGAACAGTATATTGCGGCGACGTGACTGAAGAATATATAGGTAGAGAAATTACATTGAATGGTTGGGTCAAAACCATAAGAGATCATGGAGGAGTTATATTTGTTGATCTTAGAGATATAAAAGGCATAGTCCAGATAGTTTTCAATCCTGAAGTTAACAAAGATATACATTCAAAAGCAAGTGAACTAAGAGACGAATACGTAATAGCCATCAAAGGTATCGTCAAAAACCGTCCCGAAGAAAGTATAAATCCCAACATAAAAACCGGTAAAGTAGAAGTATGGGTAACAGATTTTGAAATACTAAATACATCAGAAACACCACCTATACCTTTTGACAGTCCTCACATAGTATCCGAAGAGAAAAGACTCAAATATAGGTATTTAGATCTAAGGTCCGAAATGATGAAAAACAACATAATAAAAAGACATAAAATAACACAAGTTATCAGAGACTATCTAAATAACAATAACTTCCTAGAGATAGAAACACCAATGCTTATCAAATCTACTCCAGAAGGTGCAAGAGATTTTATAGTACCAAGTAGATTAAACAAAGGTAAATTCTATGCATTACCACAATCCCCCCAAATATTCAAACAAATACTTATGGTATCCGGATTTGACAGATACTACCAAATAGCAAGATGTTTCAGAGACGAAGATTTGAGAGCAGATAGACAACCAGAGTTTACTCAGGTTGATTTAGAAATGTCTTTTGTTGATATGAAAACAGTAATTAATACAGTTGAAGGAATGATAAAAGATGTATTAAACAGAGTTTACGGTATTCAGATAACAGAACCATTCCCAATACTTTCTTACAAAGATGCTATGAATAGATTTGGATCAGATAAACCCGATACAAGATTTGGTATGGAACTTGTAGATATAACAGATATAGCAAGAAATACAGAGTTTAAGGTATTTAGAGACGCTATAGAAAATAATGGCGTCATAAAGTGCATCGTAGTAGAAAAAGGTGACGAAGTATCACGAAGTGAAATAGATTTCTTAAGAGAATGGGTATTAGAATTCGGAGCAAAAGGAGTTGCTTGGTTTAGAGTAAAAAACGGAGATTTGGAATCAAATCTTACAAAATTTTTCAGCGAAAAGGTAAGGAAAGAAATAATAGAAAAAACTCAAGCAAAAGAAGGATCACTACTACTCATAGTTGCAGATAAATGGCAAATCGCTACAACAACACTAGGACATATAAGACTTAGAATGGCACAAAAACTAGATCTCATAAACTCAAAAGAACTTAAGTTTTTGTGGGTTGTAAATTTCCCTCTCTTCGAATGGAATGAAGAAGAAAATAGATTAGATCCTCTACACCATCCTTTTACTTCACCACTATATGAAGACATACCATTATTAGATACTGATCCTTTAAAAGTAAGAGCTCAAAGCTATGATATAATACTAAATGGAACAGAAATAGGTGGAGGTAGCATAAGAATACACAATCAAGAACTACAAAGAAAGATATTTAAACTAATAGGACTATCTGAAAAAGACGCTATCGAAAAATTCGGATTTCTACTTGAAGCATTTAAATACGGTGCTCCACCTCATGGAGGATTGGCAATAGGTCTAGATAGATTTGTAGCAATATTGCAAGGCATGGACAGTATAAGAGATGTAATAGCATTTCCAAAAACCCAAAAGGCTATCTGTCTACTGAGTAATGCACCTTCAGCTGTTGAAAGAAAACAATTGGAAGAACTAGGTATATCTGTTGATGTAGAAGAAAACCAGTAA
- a CDS encoding pyridoxal phosphate-dependent aminotransferase: MSFSLSKRAIEIEPSATLSINAKAKELKSKGYDIINLTAGESDLPVPEWIIKNIERYLRSNGTNTYKPTAGIQELRKEIAEKYEKYNNVDYSAKNIVISIGAKQSIYLALSAICNEGDEVIIISPYWVSYIEQIKLVGAKPVILKTKIEDGFIPDIKKLSSLVTSKTKAIIINSPNNPTGVLYPRDILEKIVEIAKEKHFYIISDEIYENYIYEGEFISIASISSEAKEITLTINGFSKSHSITGWRLGYVCASEELANIMDSIQSHISSGTSSIVQYALLGFLDHYEEDIKKIKEEFTCRRNYIKDELSSIKKIKVIPPQGAFYYFIDVSNHYNGNIKNSVSFCSELLDKKLLSVVPGNAFGDENCIRLSFASNMETIKEGIKRLKEFINNE, from the coding sequence ATGAGTTTTTCCTTATCTAAAAGAGCAATTGAAATTGAACCATCAGCTACACTATCAATAAATGCAAAAGCTAAAGAGCTCAAATCAAAAGGATATGATATAATAAACCTAACTGCCGGAGAATCAGACCTTCCAGTACCTGAATGGATTATTAAAAATATTGAGAGATACTTAAGAAGCAATGGAACAAATACCTACAAACCAACCGCAGGTATACAAGAACTCCGAAAGGAAATAGCAGAAAAGTATGAAAAATACAATAATGTAGACTATTCAGCAAAAAATATAGTTATCTCAATAGGAGCAAAACAAAGTATATATTTAGCACTATCAGCAATCTGTAACGAAGGAGATGAAGTCATAATCATATCACCTTATTGGGTAAGCTATATAGAACAAATAAAGCTAGTAGGTGCAAAACCTGTAATACTAAAGACAAAAATAGAAGATGGATTCATACCAGATATTAAAAAATTATCATCTCTCGTCACTTCTAAAACTAAAGCAATCATAATTAACAGTCCTAACAACCCGACTGGAGTCTTGTACCCAAGAGATATACTTGAAAAGATCGTAGAAATAGCAAAAGAGAAACATTTTTATATTATATCAGATGAAATATACGAAAATTACATATACGAAGGTGAATTCATAAGCATTGCTTCGATATCATCAGAAGCAAAAGAGATAACACTCACAATAAATGGATTCTCAAAATCACATTCAATAACAGGATGGAGGCTAGGATATGTATGTGCTTCTGAAGAATTAGCTAACATTATGGACTCCATACAAAGTCATATATCTTCAGGAACATCATCAATAGTTCAATATGCTTTACTAGGTTTTTTGGATCATTACGAAGAAGACATCAAGAAAATAAAAGAAGAATTCACATGTAGAAGAAACTATATAAAAGACGAATTGTCGTCAATTAAAAAAATAAAAGTTATACCACCTCAAGGTGCATTTTACTATTTCATAGATGTATCAAATCACTATAACGGTAACATCAAAAATTCCGTTTCTTTCTGTTCAGAGCTACTTGATAAAAAATTACTATCAGTAGTCCCAGGTAATGCTTTCGGAGACGAAAACTGCATAAGATTATCTTTCGCATCAAACATGGAAACCATTAAAGAAGGAATAAAAAGGCTAAAAGAGTTCATAAACAACGAATAA